ATACTTCCGAAAGGCTAGGTATGGGGCCTCCACTAATCAGTTTCACCTCCGATATATCGCTATACTTCATCTGACTGGGCCTGGCATTTAGACCTGCAAGCCTGATAAGATCAAACTGACCTCCTTCCCGCCCTAAAGGGTGAAGGTTCCCTTGTGGCGATTCATTGGTTTGCAGTTTACCGCCTTCATTTTCATCACTTCATAGCTAGTGGGTGAGGACACCCACCCCGCTCCATTCGTCCAGCGGTAGACCGCGGGCTGGGTCTTCAGCCCATTACCCCTATCCCTCACTGTGAGTTGCCCTCTGCTCCCAGCTCCTAGGGACTCGGGGATATGTAGGATATTTATTGCACCATTCAGGTCTGCGTTTATTACCTTCCCTATGCGGAGACACCTATAGAGACCACGCTTAATACGCCCATCATCATGGGCTTCCCCACATAGGGAGCAGGTCTTAGAAGTCCACGCCTCGTCTACCTTAACCACTTTAACACCTAACTCCTCACCAACCCCCTCAAAACGTCTAATGATGTAACCGTAGTTCCAGAAGTTAACCGTGAGTTTGTTTCCATGATCCTTGCTTATCTCTTTAGGATAGCCTATGGCGATCTCACCTACGCCTTTATTCTTAAACTCCTCCATTATCTTCCTTACCATACTGTTAAGGGCGTGCTTCAGAAACCTCTTCCTTTTTTCATGTAATAATTTCATCTCCCTACTCCTTCCCTGCTTATGCCTAGCCAGGGTTTTCTGTGCGACACTTATTCTTTTGCTATAATACTCGTACTGAGAGAGAACACTACCACCTTTGAAAATATACCAAGACCCGTCCTCAACGTAGACAGTTGCTAAGTTAATTATCCCTAGGTCTATGGAAGCCTTTAGTTTGTCTTCAGCTTTCACGTCATTCTGGACTTCCACTGGTATATATGCATACCAACTCCTCCTAGCCTCATTATAAATTATTTCCAGCCTACCTTGTTTCCCGCGCCACTTCAACTTTCCATTAAAACTCAGAGAGAGTTTGAAGTCCTTCAAATAGATGATCCTCTTTTCCTCATCAATTTCGTAGCGGTCGTTTCTAATGATTATTAACATCTTGTATTTTCCACTTTTATCCTTCCAGTACCCTGGGGGTCTAGGTTTAAACCATTTGGGCAATTTACCCTTCTTCTCTTCGATTAATGAGAAGAAGCTCCTCCAGCTCTCAGCGTTCTTCCTAGCAACCTGTTGTGTGTTAACCTTTAATATTTGCTTGTACTTCTCATACACCTCCTTTTCTGTTTTAGAGAAATCGACCCTCTCCCCTTCCTTAAACTGTTGCATTCTTAACCAGTTCACTTCGTTCCAGCATTTTGCAGCAACGATAGCGAGTTCTTTGAGCTTCTCGTGCGTCTCCTTACCTACGATTAGTTTAACCGCGTTAGCCCTCTTCACCTTCCTTCACCCACTGTTCCTCAATGTACTTCTTTATGGTCTCACTGGACACATTGCCAGCTGTCGATACAAAATAACTTCTAGACCAGAGCTTTTTGTACCTCCTTAGCTCTGGGGATTTCTTCAGTATTAGTCTAGCAGACTTCCCCTTGAAGTAGTTTGTTAGATATGATGGCGAATATCTTGGTGGGCAGTTTACGAAGAGGTGTATGTGGTCTGGCATGACTTCTAAGGCTATAATCTCACATCCCAGCTCCTTTGCTATTGATTTTAAAACCTCTTTAGTGTATTCAGCTACCTCGTTAGTTAGTATAGCTCTTCGATATTTTGGGATCCATAGGTAGTGGTAGTTGCACAGATATTTTACGTGTCTCGTCGATTTTAGCTCCACAACGCTTAGAGTATTCCAGAGTTTAAAAAACTTATCCCGCCCCTAGAAGGGGCGAGGCTTGTCTCTCGTTTTTGTCAAAGCGTGTATGTTGAATAGAGGGCCGATAAATAGCAGAGCGGGCCCGATAACTAGCAGATCGTATCCGTCTAGGAAGTAGCCCATGTCAGAAAGTATCGTAATAAAATAGTGGTACCTTCTGA
This genomic stretch from Thermoplasma volcanium GSS1 harbors:
- a CDS encoding RNA-guided endonuclease InsQ/TnpB family protein, with product MKRANAVKLIVGKETHEKLKELAIVAAKCWNEVNWLRMQQFKEGERVDFSKTEKEVYEKYKQILKVNTQQVARKNAESWRSFFSLIEEKKGKLPKWFKPRPPGYWKDKSGKYKMLIIIRNDRYEIDEEKRIIYLKDFKLSLSFNGKLKWRGKQGRLEIIYNEARRSWYAYIPVEVQNDVKAEDKLKASIDLGIINLATVYVEDGSWYIFKGGSVLSQYEYYSKRISVAQKTLARHKQGRSREMKLLHEKRKRFLKHALNSMVRKIMEEFKNKGVGEIAIGYPKEISKDHGNKLTVNFWNYGYIIRRFEGVGEELGVKVVKVDEAWTSKTCSLCGEAHDDGRIKRGLYRCLRIGKVINADLNGAINILHIPESLGAGSRGQLTVRDRGNGLKTQPAVYRWTNGAGWVSSPTSYEVMKMKAVNCKPMNRHKGTFTL
- the tnpA gene encoding IS200/IS605-like element ISTvo5 family transposase — encoded protein: MELKSTRHVKYLCNYHYLWIPKYRRAILTNEVAEYTKEVLKSIAKELGCEIIALEVMPDHIHLFVNCPPRYSPSYLTNYFKGKSARLILKKSPELRRYKKLWSRSYFVSTAGNVSSETIKKYIEEQWVKEGEEG